One window from the genome of Falco peregrinus isolate bFalPer1 chromosome 15, bFalPer1.pri, whole genome shotgun sequence encodes:
- the JAM3 gene encoding junctional adhesion molecule C gives MALRRPALLLLLPLLGCRLLAVELTSSNTKPVVQEFQSVELSCIIKSTVTPDPRIEWKKIRDGETSYVFFDNKMQGDFATRAEILSRTSLVIKNTTRMDTATYRCEVAAPSDTKTIDEINIQLTVQVKPMTPRCTVPKAVPVGKTASLHCHENEGYPKSTYSWYRNSEPLSPDTKSNAKFQNSSYTLNPTTGTLVFHAVHKGDTGRYSCIATNDAGFAKCEEQEMEVYDLNIGGIIGGVLVVVAVLVLITLGICCAYRRGYFANSKESAESYKTPAKPDGVNYIRTDDEGDFRHKSSFVI, from the exons gctGCAGACTCTTGGCTGTGGAACTGACATCCAGCAACACCAAGCCCGTGGTGCAGGAATTCCAGA GTGTTGAGCTGTCCTGCATTATTAAATCCACCGTAACACCAGATCCCAGAATCGAGTGGAAGAAAATCCGAGATGGCGAAACCTCTTATGTATTTTTTGACAACAAAATGCAGG GAGACTTCGCAACTCGTGCAGAAATTCTGAGCCGGACATCGCTGGTGATAAAAAACACCACCCGGATGGACACTGCCACATACCGCTGCGAAGTGGCAGCGCCTTCTGATACTAAAACCATAGATGAGATAAATATCCAGCTCACAGTCCAAG TGAAACCTATGACTCCCAGATGCACCGTGCCTAAAGCTGTCCCTGTTGGGAAGACAGCCTCTCTCCACTGCCACGAGAACGAAGGTTACCCAAAGTCCACTTACAGCTGGTACCGCAACAGTGAACCTTTATCACCAGACACAAAATCGAATGCCAAATTCCAGAACTCCTCCTACACCTTGAATCCCACCACAGGCACTCTG GTTTTCCATGCTGTGCACAAAGGCGACACAGGCCGTTATTCCTGCATAGCCACAAACGATGCTGGCTTTGCCAAGTGTGAGGAGCAGGAGATGGAAGTCT ATGACCTGAATATCGGTGGGATAATTGGTGGAGTCCTGGTGGTCGTAGCAGTTTTGGTGCTCATCACTCTCGGTATCTGCTGCGCCTACCGACGGGGTTACTTTGCCAACAGCAAAGAGAGCGCGGAAAG ctACAAGACTCCAGCAAAACCTGATGGCGTTAACTATATCCGGACAGATGACGAG GGTGACTTCAGACACAAGTCTTCATTTGTCATATAA